A window of Cryptomeria japonica chromosome 3, Sugi_1.0, whole genome shotgun sequence contains these coding sequences:
- the LOC131075440 gene encoding sugar transporter ERD6-like 5 isoform X3 codes for MKVGFSSPSESGIMEELGLSTSQYSVFGSLLTVGAMIGAIMSGYLADYLGRKGALRLCSLFYLVGWLTTAFSKDIVPLDIARLLVGFGAGLTSYTVPVYIAEISPKNMRGGLTTTNQLFITTGILIVYLLGTLLKWRVVALIGTIPSILLAAGLFLIPESPRWLAKAGRDKDFKEALQALRENQYDVSYEATEIMEYVEELESLPKARIIDLFHRNYAPAVIVGVGLVVCQQLCGINGVIFYASAIFKAAGYSSGQSASVGIAILQVPLTAVGAMLMDKSGRRPLLMIAAGGMSVSCFIVGLAFYILRHSQHSALQLVGSRLALFGLLAYIATFSLGMGGIPWVIMSEIFPINMKGIAGSLVSLVAWFGGWIVTVSFNSLLSWSAAGSFFIFCGVSAFTVLFVAKLVPETKGRTLEEIQSSFKL; via the exons ATGAAA GTGGGATTTTCTTCTCCATCAGAGTCGGGAATCATGGAGGAGCTTGGCCTTAGCACATCTCAG TACTCTGTTTTTGGCTCTCTATTGACAGTTGGTGCCATGATCGGTGCAATTATGAGTGGTTATCTTGCAGACTATCTTGGTAGAAAAGGG GCTTTGAGACTCTGTTCATTGTTCTACCTTGTTGGATGGCTCACCACAGCTTTTTCAAAG GACATCGTGCCATTGGATATTGCAAGGCTACTGGTTGGTTTTGGAGCTGGGCTTACTTCTTATACA GTGCCTGTCTACATAGCTGAAATATCTCCCAAGAACATGAGGGGAGGGTTAACAACAACAAATCAG CTTTTCATAACGACAGGAATATTGATAGTTTATCTTCTGGGGACGCTCCTGAAATGGCGGGTCGTTGCTCTGATTG GAACTATACCAAGCATACTATTAGCTGCGGGCCTTTTTCTTATTCCTGAGTCTCCAAGATGGCTG GCAAAGGCTGGTCGTGATAAAGATTTTAAAGAAGCATTACAAGCTCTTAGGGAAAACCAATATGATGTGTCATATGAAGCAACTGAAATCATG GAATATGTAGAAGAATTGGAAAGTCTGCCCAAGGCCAGAATAATTGATTTATTTCACAGAAACTATGCTCCTGCTGTCATT GTTGGTGTTGGCCTAGTGGTATGCCAACAACTTTGTGGAATCAATGGTGTTATATTTTATGCCAGTGCAATTTTTAAAGCTGCCG GCTATTCTTCAGGTCAGTCAGCATCCGTTGGAATCGCTATACTTCAG GTGCCACTGACAGCAGTAGGTGCAATGTTGATGGACAAATCTGGAAGGAGACCACTTCTAATG ATTGCTGCAGGAGGAATGAGCGTCAGTTGCTTTATTGTTGGATTGGCATTCTACATACTG AGACACTCTCAACATTCTGCTTTACAGTTGGTTGGGAGCAGGCTGGCTTTGTTTGGTCTATTG GCCTATATTGCAACATTTTCACTAGGAATGGGCGGAATTCCATGGGTTATAATGTCTGAG ATATTTCCTATAAATATGAAGGGTATTGCTGGCAGCTTGGTGTCTCTTGTTGCATGGTTCGGTGGCTGGATTGTTACAGTCTCTTTTAATTCTCTCTTGTCTTGGAGTGCAGCAG gttcattcttcatattttgtgGTGTGTCAGCTTTTACTGTACTATTTGTAGCAAAGCTGGTACCAGAGACAAAGGGAAGAACTCTGGAAGAAATACAGTCCTCATTCAAGTTGTAA
- the LOC131075440 gene encoding sugar transporter ERD6-like 16 isoform X1, protein MEREEYREKLEIGYPLITARNSHESSILIVVISTFIVVMGSLNFGFGVGFSSPSESGIMEELGLSTSQYSVFGSLLTVGAMIGAIMSGYLADYLGRKGALRLCSLFYLVGWLTTAFSKDIVPLDIARLLVGFGAGLTSYTVPVYIAEISPKNMRGGLTTTNQLFITTGILIVYLLGTLLKWRVVALIGTIPSILLAAGLFLIPESPRWLAKAGRDKDFKEALQALRENQYDVSYEATEIMEYVEELESLPKARIIDLFHRNYAPAVIVGVGLVVCQQLCGINGVIFYASAIFKAAGYSSGQSASVGIAILQVPLTAVGAMLMDKSGRRPLLMIAAGGMSVSCFIVGLAFYILRHSQHSALQLVGSRLALFGLLAYIATFSLGMGGIPWVIMSEIFPINMKGIAGSLVSLVAWFGGWIVTVSFNSLLSWSAAGSFFIFCGVSAFTVLFVAKLVPETKGRTLEEIQSSFKL, encoded by the exons ATGGAGAGAGAAGAATATAGGGAAAAACTGGAAATCGGTTATCCCCTCATTACTGCAAGAAACAGCCATGAGAGCTCCATATTGATTGTTGTTATCAGTACCTTTATTGTTGTGATGGGTTCACTGAACTTTGGCTTTGGT GTGGGATTTTCTTCTCCATCAGAGTCGGGAATCATGGAGGAGCTTGGCCTTAGCACATCTCAG TACTCTGTTTTTGGCTCTCTATTGACAGTTGGTGCCATGATCGGTGCAATTATGAGTGGTTATCTTGCAGACTATCTTGGTAGAAAAGGG GCTTTGAGACTCTGTTCATTGTTCTACCTTGTTGGATGGCTCACCACAGCTTTTTCAAAG GACATCGTGCCATTGGATATTGCAAGGCTACTGGTTGGTTTTGGAGCTGGGCTTACTTCTTATACA GTGCCTGTCTACATAGCTGAAATATCTCCCAAGAACATGAGGGGAGGGTTAACAACAACAAATCAG CTTTTCATAACGACAGGAATATTGATAGTTTATCTTCTGGGGACGCTCCTGAAATGGCGGGTCGTTGCTCTGATTG GAACTATACCAAGCATACTATTAGCTGCGGGCCTTTTTCTTATTCCTGAGTCTCCAAGATGGCTG GCAAAGGCTGGTCGTGATAAAGATTTTAAAGAAGCATTACAAGCTCTTAGGGAAAACCAATATGATGTGTCATATGAAGCAACTGAAATCATG GAATATGTAGAAGAATTGGAAAGTCTGCCCAAGGCCAGAATAATTGATTTATTTCACAGAAACTATGCTCCTGCTGTCATT GTTGGTGTTGGCCTAGTGGTATGCCAACAACTTTGTGGAATCAATGGTGTTATATTTTATGCCAGTGCAATTTTTAAAGCTGCCG GCTATTCTTCAGGTCAGTCAGCATCCGTTGGAATCGCTATACTTCAG GTGCCACTGACAGCAGTAGGTGCAATGTTGATGGACAAATCTGGAAGGAGACCACTTCTAATG ATTGCTGCAGGAGGAATGAGCGTCAGTTGCTTTATTGTTGGATTGGCATTCTACATACTG AGACACTCTCAACATTCTGCTTTACAGTTGGTTGGGAGCAGGCTGGCTTTGTTTGGTCTATTG GCCTATATTGCAACATTTTCACTAGGAATGGGCGGAATTCCATGGGTTATAATGTCTGAG ATATTTCCTATAAATATGAAGGGTATTGCTGGCAGCTTGGTGTCTCTTGTTGCATGGTTCGGTGGCTGGATTGTTACAGTCTCTTTTAATTCTCTCTTGTCTTGGAGTGCAGCAG gttcattcttcatattttgtgGTGTGTCAGCTTTTACTGTACTATTTGTAGCAAAGCTGGTACCAGAGACAAAGGGAAGAACTCTGGAAGAAATACAGTCCTCATTCAAGTTGTAA
- the LOC131075440 gene encoding sugar transporter ERD6-like 16 isoform X2, translated as MEREEYREKLEIGYPLITARNSHESSILIVVISTFIVVMGSLNFGFGVGFSSPSESGIMEELGLSTSQYSVFGSLLTVGAMIGAIMSGYLADYLGRKGALRLCSLFYLVGWLTTAFSKDIVPLDIARLLVGFGAGLTSYTVPVYIAEISPKNMRGGLTTTNQLFITTGILIVYLLGTLLKWRVVALIGTIPSILLAAGLFLIPESPRWLAKAGRDKDFKEALQALRENQYDVSYEATEIMEYVEELESLPKARIIDLFHRNYAPAVIVGVGLVVCQQLCGINGVIFYASAIFKAAGYSSGQSASVGIAILQVPLTAVGAMLMDKSGRRPLLMIAAGGMSVSCFIVGLAFYILRHSQHSALQLVGSRLALFGLLIFPINMKGIAGSLVSLVAWFGGWIVTVSFNSLLSWSAAGSFFIFCGVSAFTVLFVAKLVPETKGRTLEEIQSSFKL; from the exons ATGGAGAGAGAAGAATATAGGGAAAAACTGGAAATCGGTTATCCCCTCATTACTGCAAGAAACAGCCATGAGAGCTCCATATTGATTGTTGTTATCAGTACCTTTATTGTTGTGATGGGTTCACTGAACTTTGGCTTTGGT GTGGGATTTTCTTCTCCATCAGAGTCGGGAATCATGGAGGAGCTTGGCCTTAGCACATCTCAG TACTCTGTTTTTGGCTCTCTATTGACAGTTGGTGCCATGATCGGTGCAATTATGAGTGGTTATCTTGCAGACTATCTTGGTAGAAAAGGG GCTTTGAGACTCTGTTCATTGTTCTACCTTGTTGGATGGCTCACCACAGCTTTTTCAAAG GACATCGTGCCATTGGATATTGCAAGGCTACTGGTTGGTTTTGGAGCTGGGCTTACTTCTTATACA GTGCCTGTCTACATAGCTGAAATATCTCCCAAGAACATGAGGGGAGGGTTAACAACAACAAATCAG CTTTTCATAACGACAGGAATATTGATAGTTTATCTTCTGGGGACGCTCCTGAAATGGCGGGTCGTTGCTCTGATTG GAACTATACCAAGCATACTATTAGCTGCGGGCCTTTTTCTTATTCCTGAGTCTCCAAGATGGCTG GCAAAGGCTGGTCGTGATAAAGATTTTAAAGAAGCATTACAAGCTCTTAGGGAAAACCAATATGATGTGTCATATGAAGCAACTGAAATCATG GAATATGTAGAAGAATTGGAAAGTCTGCCCAAGGCCAGAATAATTGATTTATTTCACAGAAACTATGCTCCTGCTGTCATT GTTGGTGTTGGCCTAGTGGTATGCCAACAACTTTGTGGAATCAATGGTGTTATATTTTATGCCAGTGCAATTTTTAAAGCTGCCG GCTATTCTTCAGGTCAGTCAGCATCCGTTGGAATCGCTATACTTCAG GTGCCACTGACAGCAGTAGGTGCAATGTTGATGGACAAATCTGGAAGGAGACCACTTCTAATG ATTGCTGCAGGAGGAATGAGCGTCAGTTGCTTTATTGTTGGATTGGCATTCTACATACTG AGACACTCTCAACATTCTGCTTTACAGTTGGTTGGGAGCAGGCTGGCTTTGTTTGGTCTATTG ATATTTCCTATAAATATGAAGGGTATTGCTGGCAGCTTGGTGTCTCTTGTTGCATGGTTCGGTGGCTGGATTGTTACAGTCTCTTTTAATTCTCTCTTGTCTTGGAGTGCAGCAG gttcattcttcatattttgtgGTGTGTCAGCTTTTACTGTACTATTTGTAGCAAAGCTGGTACCAGAGACAAAGGGAAGAACTCTGGAAGAAATACAGTCCTCATTCAAGTTGTAA
- the LOC131075440 gene encoding sugar transporter ERD6-like 5 isoform X4: MEELGLSTSQYSVFGSLLTVGAMIGAIMSGYLADYLGRKGALRLCSLFYLVGWLTTAFSKDIVPLDIARLLVGFGAGLTSYTVPVYIAEISPKNMRGGLTTTNQLFITTGILIVYLLGTLLKWRVVALIGTIPSILLAAGLFLIPESPRWLAKAGRDKDFKEALQALRENQYDVSYEATEIMEYVEELESLPKARIIDLFHRNYAPAVIVGVGLVVCQQLCGINGVIFYASAIFKAAGYSSGQSASVGIAILQVPLTAVGAMLMDKSGRRPLLMIAAGGMSVSCFIVGLAFYILRHSQHSALQLVGSRLALFGLLAYIATFSLGMGGIPWVIMSEIFPINMKGIAGSLVSLVAWFGGWIVTVSFNSLLSWSAAGSFFIFCGVSAFTVLFVAKLVPETKGRTLEEIQSSFKL; the protein is encoded by the exons ATGGAGGAGCTTGGCCTTAGCACATCTCAG TACTCTGTTTTTGGCTCTCTATTGACAGTTGGTGCCATGATCGGTGCAATTATGAGTGGTTATCTTGCAGACTATCTTGGTAGAAAAGGG GCTTTGAGACTCTGTTCATTGTTCTACCTTGTTGGATGGCTCACCACAGCTTTTTCAAAG GACATCGTGCCATTGGATATTGCAAGGCTACTGGTTGGTTTTGGAGCTGGGCTTACTTCTTATACA GTGCCTGTCTACATAGCTGAAATATCTCCCAAGAACATGAGGGGAGGGTTAACAACAACAAATCAG CTTTTCATAACGACAGGAATATTGATAGTTTATCTTCTGGGGACGCTCCTGAAATGGCGGGTCGTTGCTCTGATTG GAACTATACCAAGCATACTATTAGCTGCGGGCCTTTTTCTTATTCCTGAGTCTCCAAGATGGCTG GCAAAGGCTGGTCGTGATAAAGATTTTAAAGAAGCATTACAAGCTCTTAGGGAAAACCAATATGATGTGTCATATGAAGCAACTGAAATCATG GAATATGTAGAAGAATTGGAAAGTCTGCCCAAGGCCAGAATAATTGATTTATTTCACAGAAACTATGCTCCTGCTGTCATT GTTGGTGTTGGCCTAGTGGTATGCCAACAACTTTGTGGAATCAATGGTGTTATATTTTATGCCAGTGCAATTTTTAAAGCTGCCG GCTATTCTTCAGGTCAGTCAGCATCCGTTGGAATCGCTATACTTCAG GTGCCACTGACAGCAGTAGGTGCAATGTTGATGGACAAATCTGGAAGGAGACCACTTCTAATG ATTGCTGCAGGAGGAATGAGCGTCAGTTGCTTTATTGTTGGATTGGCATTCTACATACTG AGACACTCTCAACATTCTGCTTTACAGTTGGTTGGGAGCAGGCTGGCTTTGTTTGGTCTATTG GCCTATATTGCAACATTTTCACTAGGAATGGGCGGAATTCCATGGGTTATAATGTCTGAG ATATTTCCTATAAATATGAAGGGTATTGCTGGCAGCTTGGTGTCTCTTGTTGCATGGTTCGGTGGCTGGATTGTTACAGTCTCTTTTAATTCTCTCTTGTCTTGGAGTGCAGCAG gttcattcttcatattttgtgGTGTGTCAGCTTTTACTGTACTATTTGTAGCAAAGCTGGTACCAGAGACAAAGGGAAGAACTCTGGAAGAAATACAGTCCTCATTCAAGTTGTAA